A part of Vibrio sp. B1FLJ16 genomic DNA contains:
- the bioF gene encoding 8-amino-7-oxononanoate synthase yields the protein MPAFKSRIESALSQRKEQGLNRSLNLVFAGNQSILEHDGKRYINFSSNDYLGLANDQALIRAWQQGLSVYGSGSGASPMVTGFSAAHSNLEAALTEWLGYERAILFGSGFSANQALLFTLLEKSDVLLQDRLNHASLMEAGALSPAKMKRFKHNDLVHLKSLIDEESNHLVVTEGVFSMDGDCSPLDEIAKLTQANDAWLAVDDAHGIGVLGNTGGGSCEYANVKPEILVVTFGKAFGMSGAAILCDRVTGDFLTQFARHHVYSTAMPPAQAFALTHAVSIVQEQSWRREKLAELGAYYKECLQNTEGFVDTMTPIKPFVVGESEQALSVANSCRQHGFWVTAIRPPTVPLGTSRLRITVTANHSKDQIKTLSHALEQALGAR from the coding sequence ATGCCAGCGTTTAAATCCCGTATCGAATCAGCACTTTCTCAACGAAAAGAGCAGGGACTTAATCGTTCCCTCAACCTAGTGTTTGCCGGTAATCAGTCCATTCTGGAACACGATGGCAAACGCTATATCAATTTTTCCAGTAACGATTATCTCGGATTGGCTAATGACCAAGCGCTGATCCGTGCTTGGCAGCAAGGGTTAAGTGTTTACGGTAGTGGTAGTGGTGCTTCACCGATGGTTACTGGATTTAGTGCTGCCCACAGCAACTTAGAAGCAGCGCTGACTGAGTGGCTAGGTTATGAACGGGCAATACTTTTTGGTTCGGGATTCAGCGCCAATCAAGCCTTACTGTTTACCTTACTGGAAAAATCCGATGTCTTACTGCAAGACAGGCTCAATCACGCCTCTTTGATGGAGGCTGGTGCTTTGTCTCCGGCTAAAATGAAACGTTTTAAGCATAATGATCTAGTTCACCTGAAGTCTTTGATTGATGAAGAGAGCAATCATCTTGTGGTTACGGAAGGCGTCTTCAGTATGGATGGTGACTGTTCGCCATTAGATGAGATAGCCAAACTTACCCAAGCTAATGACGCTTGGCTTGCTGTGGATGACGCGCATGGTATTGGTGTCCTTGGTAATACTGGTGGTGGTTCCTGTGAGTACGCTAACGTCAAACCTGAGATTCTGGTTGTTACCTTTGGTAAAGCATTCGGTATGTCCGGAGCGGCTATTTTATGTGATCGAGTAACTGGTGACTTTCTGACTCAGTTTGCGAGACATCATGTGTATTCTACGGCCATGCCACCTGCACAAGCTTTTGCGTTAACGCATGCCGTTTCTATTGTTCAAGAGCAGAGCTGGAGGCGTGAAAAACTGGCTGAGTTAGGTGCTTACTATAAAGAGTGCTTACAAAATACGGAGGGCTTTGTAGATACCATGACTCCGATTAAGCCTTTCGTTGTTGGTGAATCAGAACAGGCATTAAGTGTAGCCAACTCTTGTCGGCAGCATGGTTTTTGGGTTACAGCTATTCGACCGCCTACGGTACCTCTAGGTACGTCCCGGCTGCGTATCACCGTGACCGCGAATCACAGCAAAGACCAAATTAAAACACTGTCTCACGCACTTGAACAAGCATTAGGAGCGCGGTAA
- the bioB gene encoding biotin synthase BioB, whose protein sequence is MEVRHNWTHAEVQALMEKPFMDLLFEAQLVHRQYQQTNHVQVSTLLSIKTGACPEDCKYCPQSARYTTDIEKERLMEVERVLDAAQKAKNAGSTRFCMGAAWKNPKQRDMPHLTDMIKGVKSMGLETCMTLGMLTPDQAQQLADAGLDYYNHNLDTSPEFYGNIITTRTYQDRLDTLSHVRDAGMKICSGGIIGMGESANDRAGLLVELANLPTHPESVPINMLVKVKGTPLEKVEDVDPFDFIRLIAIARIMMPQSAVRLSAGRENMNEQMQALCFMAGANSVFYGCKLLTTPNPSEDKDMMLFKKLGINSQQVSQKPDEIEENELLDRVVERVAARPTKDDLFYDASV, encoded by the coding sequence GTGGAAGTTCGTCACAACTGGACGCATGCAGAAGTTCAAGCTCTAATGGAAAAACCATTCATGGATCTTCTGTTCGAAGCTCAGCTTGTTCACCGTCAATACCAACAAACTAATCATGTTCAAGTCAGCACACTGCTATCAATCAAGACGGGTGCATGCCCGGAAGACTGTAAGTACTGTCCTCAAAGTGCCAGATACACAACAGACATAGAAAAAGAGCGCTTGATGGAAGTGGAGCGCGTACTCGACGCCGCTCAAAAAGCAAAGAATGCTGGTTCAACCCGATTCTGCATGGGTGCAGCGTGGAAGAATCCGAAACAGCGTGATATGCCACATTTGACGGATATGATCAAAGGCGTGAAAAGCATGGGCTTAGAAACCTGTATGACGCTGGGCATGCTGACACCAGATCAAGCGCAGCAACTTGCCGATGCAGGCCTGGATTACTATAACCACAACCTAGATACTTCGCCTGAGTTTTACGGCAATATCATTACTACTCGCACTTATCAGGATCGCTTGGATACCTTGTCTCATGTCCGCGATGCTGGGATGAAAATTTGCTCCGGTGGCATTATTGGTATGGGCGAAAGTGCTAATGACCGTGCTGGTCTATTAGTTGAGCTGGCAAATCTACCTACTCATCCGGAAAGTGTACCTATCAATATGCTCGTGAAGGTCAAAGGTACGCCACTAGAAAAAGTGGAAGACGTTGATCCATTCGACTTCATTCGCCTGATCGCCATCGCACGCATCATGATGCCTCAGTCTGCCGTCCGTTTATCCGCAGGTCGCGAAAACATGAACGAGCAGATGCAAGCGCTGTGTTTTATGGCAGGCGCGAACTCAGTTTTCTACGGCTGTAAGCTTCTGACGACCCCAAACCCTTCAGAAGACAAAGATATGATGCTATTTAAGAAACTTGGGATTAACAGCCAACAAGTTTCTCAGAAGCCAGATGAAATCGAAGAGAACGAGTTGCTTGACCGCGTAGTAGAGCGTGTTGCGGCTCGACCGACGAAAGACGATCTTTTCTACGATGCCAGCGTTTAA
- the bioA gene encoding adenosylmethionine--8-amino-7-oxononanoate transaminase → MDLAFDRQHIWHPYTSTLTPLTCYPVASASGVHIKLEDGTKLVDGMSSWWSTIHGYNHPHLNQAAHQQIDQVSHVMFGGITHQPAINLCKKLLSLAPSNLEHVFLADSGSVAVEVSLKMALQYWHAKGERRPKFLTLKHGYHGDTFAAMSVTDPDNSMHSLYKGFLPEHIFAESPATGYWDEWNPQDLADFEQKLKQHQHELAAVILEPIVQGAGGMRIYHPEFLRGVRKLCDQHDLLLIADEIATGFGRTGKLFACEHADIQPDILCVGKALTGGYMTLSATLATKQVADTVCGGEAGCFMHGPTFMGNPLACAVATASLELIEQGNWKQQTKQIETLFSELLPKLEQYELVKDTRWLGTIGVVETHRPVNMEKIQALFVEQGVWIRPFGKLIYMMPPFISEPEHIEKLVNAIATALQRQDCFI, encoded by the coding sequence ATGGATCTTGCCTTTGACCGCCAGCACATCTGGCATCCCTACACTTCGACTCTTACACCTCTGACCTGTTACCCAGTCGCCTCGGCAAGTGGTGTCCACATAAAACTAGAAGACGGAACTAAGCTCGTAGATGGCATGTCATCATGGTGGTCAACGATTCATGGCTACAATCACCCTCATTTAAACCAAGCCGCACACCAACAAATTGATCAGGTATCGCACGTCATGTTTGGTGGTATTACCCACCAGCCAGCCATCAATTTATGTAAGAAGCTTCTTTCCCTCGCGCCGAGTAATCTTGAGCATGTTTTCCTGGCAGACTCTGGTTCCGTAGCTGTTGAAGTCAGCCTGAAAATGGCATTGCAATATTGGCATGCAAAAGGCGAACGCAGACCTAAGTTCCTTACTCTAAAACACGGCTATCATGGTGACACTTTCGCTGCAATGTCAGTCACCGATCCAGATAACTCGATGCATTCACTGTATAAAGGATTTTTACCCGAGCACATTTTCGCTGAGTCACCAGCTACAGGTTACTGGGATGAATGGAACCCGCAAGACTTGGCAGATTTCGAACAAAAACTTAAGCAGCACCAACACGAACTCGCCGCCGTGATCCTAGAACCTATCGTTCAGGGTGCAGGTGGTATGCGAATCTATCATCCAGAGTTCTTAAGAGGCGTTCGAAAACTTTGCGACCAACATGACTTGCTATTAATAGCTGATGAGATTGCAACGGGATTCGGGCGTACCGGTAAACTGTTTGCGTGTGAACATGCCGATATTCAGCCAGACATCCTCTGTGTCGGTAAAGCACTTACGGGGGGCTACATGACGTTATCCGCTACGTTAGCAACCAAGCAGGTTGCTGATACCGTGTGTGGCGGCGAAGCTGGCTGTTTTATGCACGGACCAACTTTTATGGGTAACCCACTCGCTTGCGCCGTCGCAACGGCAAGTTTAGAGCTAATAGAGCAAGGTAACTGGAAGCAGCAAACCAAACAAATCGAGACGCTATTTTCGGAGTTATTACCAAAATTAGAACAGTACGAATTAGTCAAAGATACACGCTGGCTTGGTACAATTGGCGTTGTAGAAACTCATCGTCCCGTCAACATGGAAAAAATCCAAGCGTTGTTTGTTGAACAAGGTGTGTGGATTCGACCGTTCGGAAAACTTATTTATATGATGCCACCATTTATAAGCGAGCCAGAGCAC